CCACAAGCAAGCATAAGCAATCTGATAAATCTTCGAAAAAAGATGAGACAATCTATAAAACCGCCGTTGATAACTCCAATGATGGGATTATTGTCCTGAGTGGTGATAAACGTCTCTACTGCAACAAAAAGTATCTTGAAATTTTAGGTTTTAAAAACCTGGAAGAGATTGCCGAAGCGCCTCTCTACTCTTTTGTCCATCCCGATGACCGTAAGATAGTGATGGACCATGCCGGAAGGAGGCAGCAGGGAGAGCAAGCCCCGACACGGTATGAATGCAGGATGATAAAAAAGGACGGCTCAATAGTCCATGTTGAGATCTCGGCCTCCAGCATCATGTACAAAGGCAAACCGGCCTCCTTCGGATTCGTCAGGGATATAACCGAATACAAGGAAACAGAGAAGGCCCTCAGTACAAACGAAGAGACGCTGCGGGCGCTGATCCACGCGACCAATGAAACCCTGTTCCTGATCGACACGGAAGGAACGATCCTCGTAGCAAATGAAACATTGGCGAAACGAGTGGGTAAAAATGTCCGGGAGCTGATCGGTACCTGCATATATGATTACTTAGGACCGAAAGCAGGCAAAACAAGGAAAGAAAAGTTTGACAAGGT
This genomic interval from Syntrophorhabdaceae bacterium contains the following:
- a CDS encoding PAS domain S-box protein, encoding MKERKTKDQLLQELSALREQVAQLKRSTSKHKQSDKSSKKDETIYKTAVDNSNDGIIVLSGDKRLYCNKKYLEILGFKNLEEIAEAPLYSFVHPDDRKIVMDHAGRRQQGEQAPTRYECRMIKKDGSIVHVEISASSIMYKGKPASFGFVRDITEYKETEKALSTNEETLRALIHATNETLFLIDTEGTILVANETLAKRVGKNVRELIGTCIYDYLGPKAGKTRKEKFDKVVRTGQPVHFEDARAGRSYDTFAYPVFDEKKKVSRVAVFGIDITERKKAEKELKDSETKYRTLFEYANDAIFLMSGDTFIDC